One region of Thalassophryne amazonica chromosome 16, fThaAma1.1, whole genome shotgun sequence genomic DNA includes:
- the kcnj12b gene encoding ATP-sensitive inward rectifier potassium channel 12 has product MSVGRADHRYSFVSREEEGLRLSKMPAVGSFGNGKIHTRRKYRSRFVNKTGQCNVQFTNMDKKSQRYISDIFTTCVDIRWRYMFLLFSLAFVASWLMFGFIFWVIGQLHGDMDNPGGDESFVPCVTQVNTFVAAFLFSIETQTTIGYGARCVTEECPAAVFMVVFQSIVGCIIDAFMIGAIMAKMARPKKRAETLLFSHNAVIAMHDGKLCLMFRVANLRKSHIVEAHVRAQLVKPRYTEEGEYIPLDQIDMNVGYDKGTDRLFLVAPLTIIHEINEESPLFGISKQDLETSDFEIVIILEGLVEATAMTTQARSSYLSSEILWGHRFEPLIFEEKNQYRIDYTYFHKTFEVPSTPRCSAKDMEDIKFQTSGANSFCYENELAFISRDEEENRNVEKAPDREGLSQLMNEAPSTRQDQTSSRRESEI; this is encoded by the coding sequence ATGAGTGTGGGAAGGGCCGACCACCGATACAGCTTTGTGTCCCGTGAAGAAGAAGGcctgagactcagtaaaatgccTGCTGTTGGTAGTTTCGGCAATGGCAAGATTCATACAAGACGCAAATACCGCAGCCGGTTTGTCAACAAGACCGGGCAGTGCAACGTCCAGTTCACAAACATGGACAAGAAATCACAGAGGTACATATCAGACATTTTCACAACTTGTGTGGACATCCGCTGGCGATACATGTTCCTGCTGTTCAGCCTGGCCTTCGTGGCATCGTGGCTAATGTTTGGCTTTATCTTCTGGGTTATCGGCCAACTACATGGTGACATGGACAACCCTGGTGGGGACGAGAGCTTTGTTCCTTGTGTCACGCAGGTCAACACCTTCGTCGCAGCTTTCTTGTTCTCCATCGAGACTCAAACGACTATTGGGTACGGTGCTCGTTGCGTGACAGAAGAATGCCCCGCTGCTGTTTTCATGGTGGTCTTTCAGTCCATTGTGGGGTGCATCATTGATGCCTTCATGATTGGTGCCATCATGGCAAAAATGGCGAGGCCCAAGAAGCGTGCAGAGACTCTGCTGTTCAGCCACAATGCAGTCATTGCCATGCATGATGGGAAGCTCTGCCTTATGTTTAGAGTTGCTAATCTCAGGAAGAGCCACATCGTGGAGGCTCATGTCCGAGCGCAGCTCGTCAAGCCCCGCTACACTGAAGAGGGCGAGTACATCCCCCTGGATCAGATCGACATGAATGTTGGCTACGACAAAGGCACAGACCGCCTCTTTCTGGTTGCGCCTCTCACTATCATCCATGAGATCAATGAGGAGAGTCCCCTGTTTGGCATCAGTAAACAGGATCTGGAAACATCTGACTTTGAGATTGTTATCATCCTGGAAGGTCTGGTGGAAGCCACAGCTATGACCACGCAGGCACGCAGTTCTTACCTGTCCTCCGAGATcctgtggggtcatcgctttgaGCCTCTCATCTTTGAGGAGAAGAACCAGTACAGGATAGATTACACGTACTTTCACAAAACATTCGAAGTACCATCTACCCCAAGATGCAGCGCCAAGGACATGGAAGACATCAAATTCCAGACATCAGGTGCAAACTCTTTCTGCTATGAGAACGAGTTGGCCTTCATCAGCAGGGATGAGGAAGAGAaccgaaatgtggaaaaagcgccGGACCGTGAAGGGTTATCACAGCTGATGAATGAGGCGCCCAGTACCAGACAGGATCAGACATCATCTCGAAGGGAATCTGAGATTTGA